A segment of the Hallerella succinigenes genome:
CGATCGAATCATCGCAGAATACCAGGCGGCGGTCCTTGATAAGGCCAGGAATCGGGATGAGCTTCATGGAAGCCACATGTTCACGCTGCTTCTGGTCTTGCGGCATAAAGGAACGTGCCCAAGTCGGCGTGTACTTTACAAACGGACGTGCGAACTTGACGCCCGCTTCATGGGCGTAACCGAGAGCATGGGAAGTTCCGGAATCCGGGATACCGCAGGCTGCGTCCGCTTCCGTCGGTGTGCGCTTGGCAAGAGCACTACCACAGCGGTAACGGGTCATTTCCACGTTGCGGCCTTCATAGCTCGATGCCGGGTAGCCGTAATAGACCCAGAGAAACGAGCAGATAGCCATCTTGCGGCCCGGCTGCACCACGGTCGAAATCGAATCGGCGGTCATCTTCACCACTTCGCCCGGTCCGAGATCGCGCACATGTTCAAAGCCCAAGTTCTGCAATGCACAGCTTTCCTGGAGCGCGATCATGGCTCCGTCCTTTTTACCGATGACAATCGGGGTTCTGCCCCACTTGTCGCGGCTTGCGTAGAAAGTTCCATCGCTTTCGATCAAAAGAATAGAGATACTTCCCTTCACCTTTTCATGCACATACTGCAAACCTTCCACAATGGAGTCGCGCGTTGCGATCAGAGCCGAAATGATTTCCGTTTGGCCAACCATACCGCTGGTCGTAGAATACTGCAACTGCACACAGTTCGTGCTGAAAAGTTCCTTCTTTAATTCTTCGATGTTGGCAATCAGGCCCACGGTTACGACTGCAAAAGTTCCGAGCTTTGAGCTCATCACGAGCGGCTGCGGGTCCGTATCGGAAATCACGCCGATTCCCACTTTCCCCACGAAAGCAGACAAGTCATGTTCGAACTTGCTGCGGAACGGCGTGTTCTGGATGTTGTGGATGGAACGATGGAAAGTTCCATCCGGTTCCAAGACAGCCATACCGCCACGATGCGTTCCAAGATGCGAATGATAGTCGGTTCCGTAA
Coding sequences within it:
- a CDS encoding amidophosphoribosyltransferase — translated: MGGFCGVVSKEDCVFDLFYGTDYHSHLGTHRGGMAVLEPDGTFHRSIHNIQNTPFRSKFEHDLSAFVGKVGIGVISDTDPQPLVMSSKLGTFAVVTVGLIANIEELKKELFSTNCVQLQYSTTSGMVGQTEIISALIATRDSIVEGLQYVHEKVKGSISILLIESDGTFYASRDKWGRTPIVIGKKDGAMIALQESCALQNLGFEHVRDLGPGEVVKMTADSISTVVQPGRKMAICSFLWVYYGYPASSYEGRNVEMTRYRCGSALAKRTPTEADAACGIPDSGTSHALGYAHEAGVKFARPFVKYTPTWARSFMPQDQKQREHVASMKLIPIPGLIKDRRLVFCDDSIVRGTQLGKQALKLYSLGCKETHMRIACPPLVYPCKFINFSRSKSVYDLITRRYIRDVEGENADLDKYTNPDSEEYKGMVEYIRAKLHLTSLAFQRIDDLIQAIGLPEEDLCTYCWSGKDYAETGDCYHCPCESEESPKESENK